A window from Canis aureus isolate CA01 chromosome 23, VMU_Caureus_v.1.0, whole genome shotgun sequence encodes these proteins:
- the LOC144295351 gene encoding olfactory receptor 52N4-like: MLMLNQTDLTPGSFILNGIPGLEDMHMWISFPFCSMYIVAMVGNCGLLYLIHYEDSLHRPMYYFLAMLSLTDLFICSSTIPKALSILWFHFKEISFDGCLVQMFFVHTFTGMESGVLMLMALDRYVAICYPLHYSTALTNSVIAKAGLSTFLRGVLLIIPFTFLTKRLPYCRGNIIPHTYCDHMSVAKLSCGDIKVNVVYGLTVALLIGGFDILCITISYTMILRAVVSLSSADARQKAFSTCTAHICAIVFSYSPAFFSFFSHRFGGHTIPPSCHIIVANIYLLLPPAMNPVVYGVKTKQIRDCIVKILLGSKDIKSQSI; this comes from the coding sequence ATGCTAATGCTGAACCAAACAGACCTGACTCCAGGTTCATTCATTCTTAATGGGATCCCAGGACTGGAAGACATGCACATGTGgatttccttcccattctgctccATGTATATTGTGGCCATGGTAGGGAATTGTGGGCTTCTCTACCTCATCCACTATGAGGACTCCCTGCACAGGCCCATGTACTACTTTTTAGCTATGCTTTCCCTAACTGACCTTTTCATATGCTCTAGTACAATCCCTAAAGCCCTCAGCATACTCTGGTTCCATTTCAAGGAAATCAGCTTTGATGGATGCCTGGTCCAGATGTTCTTTGTCCATACTTTCACAGGGATGGAGTCTGGGGTTCTCATGCTCATGGCCCtggaccgctatgtggccatctgctaCCCTCTGCACTATTCTACTGCCCTCACCAATTCTGTTATTGCAAAGGCTGGGCTCTCCACCTTTCTCAGAGGGGTGTTGCTCATCATTCCCTTCACTTTCCTCACGAAGCGCCTGCCCTACTGCAGAGGCAATATAATTCCCCACACCTACTGTGACCACATGTCTGTAGCCAAATTATCCTGTGGGGACATCAAGGTCAATGTCGTCTATGGTCTGACAGTTGCCCTCCTGATTGGAGGCTTTGACATCCTGTGCATCACAATCTCCTACACCATGATCCTCCGGGCAGTGGTCAGCCTCTCTTCAGCAGATGCTCGACAGAAGGCCTTCAGCACCTGCACTGCCCACATCTGTGCCATTGTTTTCTCCTACAGCCcagccttcttctctttcttttcccaccGCTTTGGGGGCCACACAATCCCTCCCTCTTGCCACATCATTGTGGccaatatttatttactcctgcCTCCAGCTATGAATCCTGTTGTCTATGGGGTGAAAACCAAGCAGATACGAGACTGTATTGTAAAGATCCTTTTGGGTTCTAAGGACATCAAATCCCAAAGCATATGA
- the LOC144295352 gene encoding olfactory receptor 52P1: MPRAFVQSPNHTNLDPSVFFLLGIPGLEQFHLWLSLPVCCLGTATIVGNITILVVVATEPALHKPVYLFLCMLSTIDLAASFSTVPKLLAILWCGAGHISASACLAQMFFIHAFCMMESTVLLAMAFDRYVAICHPLRYATILTDTIIARIGVVAMVRGSMLMLPCPFLIGRLSFCQSHVIPHTYCEHMAVVKLACGDTRPNRVYGLTAALLVIGVDLFCIGLSYVFIARAVLRLSSHEARSKALGTCGSHVCVILISYTPALFSFFTHRFGHHVPLHIHILLANVYLLFPPALNPMVYGVKTKEIRERVIRVFQRGQGTGLKVPE; this comes from the coding sequence ATGCCTAGAGCTTTTGTCCAGTCTCCTAATCACACTAATCTGGacccttctgtttttttcctcctgggtATCCCAGGTCTGGAACAATTTCACCTGTGGCTCTCACTCCCCGTGTGCTGCCTGGGCACAGCCACAATTGTGGGCAACATTACCATCCTGGTTGTTGTTGCCACTGAACCAGCCCTGCACAAGCCTGTATATTTGTTCCTCTGCATGCTCTCTACCATTGACTTGGCTGCCTCTTTCTCCACAGTTCCCAAGCTATTGGCCATCCTCTGGTGTGGAGCTGGAcacatctctgcctctgcctgcctggcACAGATGTTCTTCATTCATGCCTTCTGCATGATGGAGTCTACTGTGCTTCTGGCCATGGCCTTTGATCGCTATGTGGCCATTTGTCACCCACTCCGTTATGCTACTATCCTCACGGACACCATCATTGCCCGAATTGGAGTGGTAGCTATGGTGCggggctccatgctcatgctCCCATGTCCCTTCCTCATTGGGCGTTTGAGCTTCTGCCAAAGCCATGTGATCCCCCACACATACTGTGAGCACATGGCTGTTGTGAAGCTAGCATGTGGAGATACCAGGCCTAACCGTGTGTATGGGCTGACAGCAGCACTATTGGTCATAGGGGTTGACTTATTCTGCATTGGTCTTTCCTATGTCTTTATTGCACGGGCTGTCCTCCGTCTTTCATCCCATGAAGCTCGGTCCAAGGCCTTGGGGACCTGTGGTTCTCATGTCTGTGTCATCCTAATCTCTTATACACCAgccctcttctccttttttaccCATCGCTTTGGCCACCATGTTCCACTTCATATTCACATTCTTTTGGCCAATGTTTATCTGCTCTTCCCACCTGCTCTTAACCCTATGGTATATGGAGTTAAAACCAAAGAAATCCGGGAAAGGGTTATCAGGGTGTTTCAAAGGGGGCAGGGAACTGGGTTAAAAGTACCAGAGTGA